The sequence GACTTCTGGATTAAAGAGGATATCGAGGTATCTTTTGCGCAGTTTTTCTTCTTCGTCTTGCAAGCCATGCCATTTTTCCGGCAAAGGCAATAAGGACTTAGCCAGCATTTTGTAATCAGCAACCTCAATTGTCTTTTCCTTTGTTTTGGTCTCAAAGAGTATTCCTTTGAGCTCCACAAAGTCGCCGATGTCAAAGTGCTTCAGGAAAAAGGCGTAACCCTTCTCTCCTAGGCGGTTTTCTTTCAAGAGCGCTTGGATTTTCGCCGAACCGTCCTCAATATTCAAAAAAGTCAGTTTACCGTGTTGCCTCAGGGCGCGGATGCGGCCGGCCAAAATAACTTCTTTTTTGCTTTTAGCTAGGACGGAAAAGTCGTCCAGTGCCTCAATTATCCGATGCGTTCTTTTGGTTGAGGCCGGATAGGCCAAAACGCCAGCAGTTTCCAGTCCCTTTAGTTTTTGCAGACGCGTTTTTCTTATCTCTTCGAGAGTTTTTTGAATCATTATACGATTATAGCGGAAAAATCAATTAATTTCCAGGATTTTGTATTTTGTTTTACCCGCCGGGGTTTTTGATTCCCCACTGTCCCCTGTTTTTTTGCCCATTAGCTCCGTTCCCAAAGGCGAAACGTCGGAGATCCTGCCTTTTATGGGATTGGCTTCATTGGGTCCGACAATTTCGAGTTCCTGCTTTTCGTTGTCAATCTCCAGCAAAACCTTAGATCCGAGGGCGACTCGGCCCGACGCGCTTTTCTGGATAATCTTCGCCTCTCTGACGATTTCCGTCAATTCTAAAATCCGGCCTTCCAGAAAACCTTGGGATTCTTTGGCTTCGTGGTAGGCGGCGTTTTCCGATAAATCGCCAAAAGCAATCGCCTGCTTTAAGCGTTCAGCGATCTCTTTTCTTTTGCTGGTTTTCAGGTATTCCAGCTCTTGTTTTAATTTTTCCAAGCCTTCTGAGGTAAAATCTGCCATGTTATTTCGTAAAGTACCACTTTAAAGTTTCATTGGCAACCGGCAAGGCGGCTGCCCTGACCCCGGGAACGTCTTCAATCAGGACCGTTAAGACGATTTCAGGATTGTCGTAAGGGGCAAAAACCGTCACCCAGTTGTCGTAATAATTTGCTCTCGGCGTCTGGGCGGTGCCGGTTTTAGCAGCCGCTTTTACTGGCAAGCCAGCCAGAATCGCTGATGATCCGTAAATGACGGCATCCCTCATTCCTTCTCTGACGATTTCAAGGTTTTTTTGGTCTATGGGAAGTTCGCGGATTGTCTGGGGCAGAAACTCTTTGACGACCTTTTGGTCGTCGGGCCTGCCGTCAACGATTTTTGCCACGATTTGAGGCTTCATTATCTTTCCGTTGTTGGCGATAGCAGAAAATGCCGTTGCCACCTGCAAGGGGCTGACTTGGAGGTAGCCCTGGCCGATTGAGAGATTGTAAGTATCGCCGGTGTACCACGCTTCGTTGATATTTTCTTCTTTCCAACGATGATCGGGAATAAGGCCGCTGGTTTCCTGCGGCAAATCGATATTGGTCGGCTGTCCCCAGTTAAAAAGATTAAGATAATTTTTGATTTTGGTAGAACCCAATCCTTTTTGCCCCTTATATCCGCCGCCAATGGTGTAGAAATAAACGTTGCAGGAAACGGCAATCGCTTTTTTCATATTAACCCAGCCGTGCGGTTCCAGGTCGTGGAAGACATAAGTGATTTCCGGATCATATTGGTTTTGGATTTCGATGAAGCCCTGGTCGTAAATTTGTTTTTCCGGAGAAATTATCTTTTCCTGGAGAGCGGAAGCGGCGATCAAGGGCTTGATTGTCGAGCCCGAGGCGTACTGGCCGGAAACTGTCCGGTTGAAAAGCGGCTGGTTGGGATCGTTGAGGATTTTATCCAATGTTTTTTGGGAAATCCCTTTAGAAAAAAGGTTGTTGTCAAAAGAAGGAAGAGACACCAATGCCAATACCCCGCCGGTCTTGGGGTCTAGGGCGACGGCAGCAGCTTTTTTGGTGCCGATTTCGGCAGAAATCCTGGCTAATTCTTCCTGGAGTTTTTCTTGGAGATCTGAGTCCAGCCAGAGAACCAGACTTTGGCCGGAAACAG is a genomic window of bacterium containing:
- the greA gene encoding transcription elongation factor GreA — its product is MADFTSEGLEKLKQELEYLKTSKRKEIAERLKQAIAFGDLSENAAYHEAKESQGFLEGRILELTEIVREAKIIQKSASGRVALGSKVLLEIDNEKQELEIVGPNEANPIKGRISDVSPLGTELMGKKTGDSGESKTPAGKTKYKILEIN
- the mrdA gene encoding penicillin-binding protein 2 — encoded protein: MTLFKKYLVKRGRQEIEPQEVFLDGLAQKKEGEARIREMRFEVPPSRKALIGLLIFSLAAVLILFSKAFQLVVLEGKAFKDLADRNFSRISPIRADRGIIYDRSLKKLVSNLPSFDLVLDKIDLPKDQNQRAQEIEKIAGIIKKEPQILGEEIESSKEEKMLIAENLSHEDIVLLETEIRNLPGFQIEKNTVRDYFEGPSFAQVIGYTGRINAKEYQNLKQENYFVSDYLGKQGLEKSYEEILRGKPGVFEIQKDAVGKKVKEGIKTEAVSGQSLVLWLDSDLQEKLQEELARISAEIGTKKAAAVALDPKTGGVLALVSLPSFDNNLFSKGISQKTLDKILNDPNQPLFNRTVSGQYASGSTIKPLIAASALQEKIISPEKQIYDQGFIEIQNQYDPEITYVFHDLEPHGWVNMKKAIAVSCNVYFYTIGGGYKGQKGLGSTKIKNYLNLFNWGQPTNIDLPQETSGLIPDHRWKEENINEAWYTGDTYNLSIGQGYLQVSPLQVATAFSAIANNGKIMKPQIVAKIVDGRPDDQKVVKEFLPQTIRELPIDQKNLEIVREGMRDAVIYGSSAILAGLPVKAAAKTGTAQTPRANYYDNWVTVFAPYDNPEIVLTVLIEDVPGVRAAALPVANETLKWYFTK